From the Anopheles merus strain MAF chromosome 2L, AmerM5.1, whole genome shotgun sequence genome, the window TTCAGGCATCTGATTGAAGTGCTTCCGTTCGAGAATAAGCTGGTCTGTCTGGAACTTCGGGGCTTCCAGCTGGTCGGACTGCTGGAGCATGGTGCCGAGCTGTCGTGGGACGAGCATCGGTTTAATGCCAAGAATCTGATGCACGTGTCCGGACTGCGCGTCGTGTACAACGTCACCAATCCGATCGGACATCGGGTACTGTCGGTGGAGGCGCTGTGTCAGGACTGTTCCATGCCAACCTACGCCCCAGTGGAGATGTTCAAGATGTATCGTGTCGTTACGGTGTCGTATCTGGCCGAAGGGGGTGATGGGTTTGAGATCTTCCCGCGGTATGGTAGAAATCGGGTCGTTGCACCGGTGGATGATGTGCAGGCTTTCGAGGAGTACGTGAAGCCACGCTCGCCCGTCGCTGCTGTGCTGGAGGAACGCATTCAAATCTTGAactgaaaaaggaaaaaagaaaataaattaatatcgCACAGCAGTTGAATGGGCCCTGTATTGCCAGCTGGCTTATAGCACACGTGCTCCCCAGCTGTGTCAGTGTTAGTGATAAAGCGGGATGACTGTGAAGGAACTACCTTGGTTACTGTCTGCTCGTGATTGAAGCTTGTAATCCCCGAATATCTTGATGTCTTGGCATTTGTTCAGCATTGGACAACAGTATCTTATCTCTCAGCACCGTTCGCCGACTAATTGAAGACAATCGACGTTATCTCGTGCCCAACAaatgtgatgatgatgttgttccGCAAAGCCCACTCGAATGTTTAGATCTTTTCACCTACGTCctagagctagagacatatcAATATCtctctgtatctctctctctctctctcgagacAAGACCCTAATCGATGAAGGGCATCTCTGACACCTGTAGAAGCAGCTTCTGGaataaaaaagcttttttcaaTGTCTCAAGACTAATTTCGCATCCACCTGTAGAACAAGTGTATTAGAACTGGAAGGGGGCaataaccaccaccaccaccaacaagaCAGGCCCAACGTTTACACAGCAGGCAtcgatttcaatttaaaataatccatTGGGGGTCTTTTAATTTGCGGGATTTACCCCATGTTTCTCAATACATTATCGCGCTTTGCGTTATTGGTCGCGATTTCCAAAGAAGTTGGCTTACACTCAGTAACCCCCACAATCGATCCCCCCTTCTACCGTTCGTTCAcaatctccctctctctctctctctcactcacctgttggtgttggtggcaATGAGGGGTCGTTCGAACGGAATTGATTTGATGCCCCCGCGCAGCGAATCTTTCGCGCATTCGGGCCCGCACGGCAGTGTCACGCAAGATTTCGCACGGTGCGCACACGCggagagcgcgcgcgtgctCAAAATTCACAATGGTGCGAAGTTGGTGTTTCTTCCCACGTTTCGCGGTCATCTGCTTGCTTGCCTCGTTCAGTGCAATCGGTGCTGCTGGGCAGCAGGAGCTTTTCCCCCTGTCTATCGTGCACATTAACGACTTTCATGCCCGCTTCGAGGAGGTGAATGAGGCGAGCGTCACGTGTGATGGGGCGACCGGTGAGCGATGCATCGGTGGGTACGCCCGCACGGTGACGGTCGTGAAGCGGCTGCTGGCCGAGCGACCGAACGCAATCTACCTGAACGCGGGCGACAACTTCCAGGGCACGCTGTGGTACAACATTCACCGATGGAACGCAACGTCGGAGTTTCTGAACATGCTTCCGGCCGATGCGATGGTAAGTTGCGGTGAGTGTGGTGACTACCATTGATAGCTGGTTAATGACACTTGTTCTCCGCCTCCCGCCCACACAGACGATCGGCAACCATGAGTTCGATAATGGGGTGGAAGGTGTGGTACCATTTCTGGAGACGATCGCGTCGCCGGTGCTGCTGGTAAATGTGGACAACAGCCTGGAACCGGAATTTAACCGGTTCAACAAGAGTCTGGTGCTGGAGCGCGGAGGCCGTCGGATCGGGGTGATTGGGGTCATCCTCAGCACGACCGATACGATCGCCAACACGGGTGAACTGATGTTTGAGGACGAGGTCGAAACGATCCGGACGGAAGCGGAACACCTTACCGCGCTTGGGTGCGACATTATCGTCGTCCTGTCGCACTGTGGCATCGATGTGGATCGTTCGATCGCGGCGAATGTTGGCCCGCTGGTGGACATCATTGTGGGGGGCCATTCGCACAGCTTCCTGTACACGGGCGATCATCCGACCATTCCGATGAATCCCGTGTCCGAATATCCAACAGTCGTCAGTCAACCGAACGGACATCGGGTGCTGATCGTACAGGCTTCTGCCTACACCAAGTTGGTTGGGGACATTGTGCTGTACTTTGACGAGCTGGGCGTCATTCAACGGTGGGAAGGTAATCCAATCTATCTGAGCAATGACATTGTGCCGGATCCGGTCGTGGCCCAGGCACTGATCCCATGGAAGGTTGCGGTCGACGAGATCGGCAATAGGAAGATCGGTTCGACTGGGGTGGATCTGCAGAAGGCGACCTGTGGCTTTGGAGAGTGCAATCTGGGCAGTCTGATAGCTGACTCGATGGTGGCCGCCTTTGTGCCGAAGGCCGAACCGGGCCAATGGACCTATGCAGCCGTTGCCGTCCTTGCCGTCGGTGGCATTCGAGTTGGACTGTTCCGTGgaggtaagtgtgtgtgttgtgtggttaCTTCAAGACACACATTCGCGATGCTTTACCGTGCATTTCTTACAGATCTTGCGTTCAAAAACCTGATCGAGGTGCTGCCGTTCGAGAACGCGCTCGTCTGCTTCGACATGCGCGGCGACCATCTGATCGAGCTGATGGAGTACAGTGTGGCCAAGTCTTGGGACGAGGACCGGTTCAACGGTGCCAACATGCTGCAGGTGTCCGGTTTGCGCGTCCTGTTCAACGTCACCAACCCGGTCGGCGAGCGAGTGCTCGCGTTGGACGTGCTGTGTCATGATTGTGACGTGCCCAAGTACGAACCGGTAGAACCGTTCCGGAAGTATCGCGTCATTACGAACTCGTTCCTGGCCGGCGGTGGCGATGGGTTTACCATGTTCGAGCGGTACGGACAGCGAAAGGTGACCGGGCCGGTGGATATCGATGCGTTCGAGAGCTACGTACGGGACCGATCGCCCGTGCTGCAGGGATTGGATGGAAGGATAACGGTTCTAACGTAGAGTAGCAATCTTTGGGGTAGTGGTACTGGTGTTATAGGTGTAGTGAACATTCTCATCGCTTAGTTTAGAGCTTGACAGCATACAAACACGCAATAAATCAGCTTAATCTCCCATGTAAACCCCACCAAACGAGTGAGCTCGAAATCGAAATCATTCAAAGCATCCGCAAGCGCACAATCATCTGATTTGCTGGCAGGAAAAAGGGCACTTATCGGTGTGCTACTAATAATAAATAACTCGTGACAATCCGATTGATGGGCGATAGGGTGATTTATCATGCACCCCGTGGTGGCCACGCGAATGAATGAGAATCTTGTCCTGCCTCCTGTGTTTTTGTGTCGATCGGCGATATTTTAATTGACGTATTGAGCGTTTGGTTAAGGGTGCTTCTTATCGCACGGTAAGTGTAGCTGAAGCGGCGGGTAATCTCTGCGCGGAACCCTTCAAACCCCGACACATAATCGTATAAATTGAGTCGCGTTCCACGTTGACTGATAAGAGGATAGTTGAAGAACAATAAATAATTAGATCGAATGCGGCTGTGTGAAGAAAAGTAAATGGAATACATTAGATGAAGGAAAAACGGTGTCTTATCGGTGTCATTTAAACGTTCCTAGGATAATAACAAAAGACGAAGACAAATCCCAATACATATCTGTTTTGAAGAATGCGATGATTAAGCATGTTAGTTcctatgtttttatttaataaaataaatttttaatttttaattatatcTGTTataataaatagataaatagaTGTAATAAGTGTTCATGGATGCTTTAATGTTTGAGAATTcgaaaagattcatgaatctctagagattcataaatattcaaagATTCATATATATCTTTAGATATTTGATCCGTgattcgaatcactcatcactAAAGATTCATAGGACAGAATCTTTACGAAAGATCCATGAAGCACAACACTATTTTCAACAATTAAGTGGTCCTCATCCGGAAACTGCTTGCGACTACTGAATCAGTTCAAACGATCATAACTTAAAGGTTGTGAAGAGCTCACGTGAAGAGCACTCCAGACTTCTCCATAGCACTTCTAGCATAGTATTATGCCACAAGAATGTCGGTCAATCCATCCATAAACTCTTACAGATAACCTGAATGATAGGGGGAAAGATAGCGTCGGTGAGAATGTTTTCCGTTTCTTGATCCCATCAGAACAACAAACCAACGTAGAAAGCTGTTGATTTAATCTATGCTATCTTCATTATCAAACGTGTTAGAATCAGAGTAATGCTTTGCGCATTTAATATGCGTTTTAAGTGCTTCCGACAACAGATCAGTATAAATAGCGATCGATTAAAGCATACATGGCATCAGTTACATACCAGTGTTGTGTAAGAATCTATCATGAGATCCTTCGGTGTTTTCGTACTGTGTTCAGTGCTGTGTCTCATCTATGGTTAGAGCGATGATTAACACGATAGCTCTATCTGAAGATAcctaaaacaaattgaaatattcattACAGCCCATCCCACACCGGATGACGTGAAAGGAAATGACCGTGTCGTGGGTGGTACCGACGCTCCACCCGGCGCAGCCCCTTACCAGGTATCACTGCAAGGACTGTTCGGCCATTCGTGCGGTGGTGCCATCATTGATCGCGACTGGATACTGACGGCGGCCCATTGCGTGCAGACGTCGGTTAAGTTTACGAAAGTGTTGGTCGGCACCAATCTGCTCAATACCGGCGGCCAGCGCTATGCGGTGGAGAAGTTTTACGTCCACAGTCGCTACAACAATCCCGTCTTTCACAATGACATTGCGCTGGTCAGGCTGAAATCGATGATCCAGTACGATGATCTTGTGCAACCGATCGCGTACTCCGAGCGGGAGATTCCCGAGAATGCAACGCTAACGCTGACGGGATGGGGCCGGCTTTCTGGTACCGGAGCGATGCCGAACAAGCTGCAAACTATCGATCTAACGTACGTGCCGTACGAGGAATGCAAACGGCTGCACGGGAATAGTGAAAATGTCGATATTGGACATGTCTGCACACTGACGAAGAAGGGCGAAGGCGCATGCAATGTAAGTAGTTGGAAGTGGTGCATTTGAGTCAATTTCTTAATGTTGCCTATCCTTTCAGGGCGATTCTGGTGGGCCACTGGTTTATGAGGGAAAGCTTGTCGGGGTGGTTAACTTTGGCGTTCCTTGCGCCCTGGGATATCCAGATGCCTACGCAAGAGTGTCGTATTACCACGATTGGATTCGGACAACGATCGCCAATAATCCTTGAGACGATTTTGGGCAATGTATGATGTACTTTGGTCAGCTTTGAGTAGtttgaatttaataaaaatatcttTCGATTCAGACACCCTATGTACCTCTCCAAACTCCATTATTACTCTTTTGTTTGAAAAGTCTTTACGCGCTGTACGATTTCCAACTGGTTTCAAGAATTTTTTGGCATTCAACAGCAGTTGTTATGCCCTTCTGGGTCATTATTCTTGCTTTCATCACTCACTGCGGAGCTCAGTGCGCGTGTCCGAAGTCTAGTAAGAGTCTTTAAAGCTGTTGGAATTATTAGAGCAAGTAGTTTGCTCACTTTCTCTGGACAAGCTGGCTTACGCTTAGCTTACGGGGTATACAAAGTCAAGTGAGGCCAAAGTCCCAGACCCCACCGAATACGGCATGTTCGATTGATAAACTGCTTCCGTTATTGGAGTATGGTGAAAGCCTTCTACAATCGGCTATGTTACTAGCAACAGTGCTCATTAGCTACACAGAATTCAAGGTGTTCTGTAGAACATTGATGTCTCAAAAGATAGAAGAGCTAGGATGACTTGCCGTCATATCCGATCAATTCATGAAATCATTCTTTCCAACTGTACTCTTAAATGTACTGTATGAGTCAAACAAACTGAATCGAATCACAACTATTCAACTCCCGACGACGAAGAACAGCCTCTTGAGTGCTTCACCGCAGACGGCTTTCTATTCTTAATCCCAAACGAGTAAATCCATGACCGGGAGATATCTTAGATTAATGATAAGGTGTCTTCGTCTTCCAGACAGAggtataaaaacaaaacgagtATGTCAAGCAGGGCATTAGTTACATACCAGTGTTGTGCAAGCTTCCATCCATGAGGTCCCTCGGAGTTATCGTGCTGTGTTCGGTGCTGTGGCTTACCGCCGGTAGGAGTGCCATTCCCTGTGTTCCATTACAAATTCATCAAAtctgaaacaaacacaaatgtTTTGCAGCTCATCCCAAGCAGGATGACAGCGGTCGCATCGTTGGAGGTACGGAAGCTGCACCCGGTTCCGCACCGTACCAAGTGTCGCTGCAAGGACTGTTTAGCCATATGTGCGGTGGTACCATCATCGATCGCCAATGGGTACTGACGGCAGCCCACTGTGCCATACTGCCGCCCAAGCTAGTGCAGGTGCTCGCTGGTACGAACGATTTGCGGTCCGGTGGCAAGCGGTACGGTGTGGAGCGGTTCTTCGTGCACAGCCGCTTCAACAAGCCACCGTTCCACAATGACATTGCGCTGGTGAAGCTGAAGACGCCCCTGGAGTTCGGAGAGTTCGTGCAAGCCGTCGAGTACTCGGAGCGACAGCTTCCAGTAAATGCAACGGTACGGGCGACGGGTTGGGGTAAGGTTTCGACTTCTGGGTCTGTGCCGAGAATGCTCCAAACGATCAACTTGCGGTACGTGCCGTACGAGGAATGCAAACGACTCCTCGAGGACAATCCAGCAGTCGACTTGGGCCATATCTGCACATTGACGAAGGAGGGCGAGGGTGTTTGCAATGTAAGTATGCCTTCTTACCATTCGTGTCACTCTCAGTTGAACGCTAATTGGTACGTGTGGTTCGTTTTACAGGGCGATTCCGGTGGACCGCTGGTGTACGAAGGAAAGGTTGTCGGTGTGGCCAACTTTGCGGTACCGTGCGCCCAGGGCTTTCCGGATG encodes:
- the LOC121594549 gene encoding apyrase-like — protein: MVRSWCFFPRFAVICLLASFSAIGAAGQQELFPLSIVHINDFHARFEEVNEASVTCDGATGERCIGGYARTVTVVKRLLAERPNAIYLNAGDNFQGTLWYNIHRWNATSEFLNMLPADAMTIGNHEFDNGVEGVVPFLETIASPVLLVNVDNSLEPEFNRFNKSLVLERGGRRIGVIGVILSTTDTIANTGELMFEDEVETIRTEAEHLTALGCDIIVVLSHCGIDVDRSIAANVGPLVDIIVGGHSHSFLYTGDHPTIPMNPVSEYPTVVSQPNGHRVLIVQASAYTKLVGDIVLYFDELGVIQRWEGNPIYLSNDIVPDPVVAQALIPWKVAVDEIGNRKIGSTGVDLQKATCGFGECNLGSLIADSMVAAFVPKAEPGQWTYAAVAVLAVGGIRVGLFRGDLAFKNLIEVLPFENALVCFDMRGDHLIELMEYSVAKSWDEDRFNGANMLQVSGLRVLFNVTNPVGERVLALDVLCHDCDVPKYEPVEPFRKYRVITNSFLAGGGDGFTMFERYGQRKVTGPVDIDAFESYVRDRSPVLQGLDGRITVLT
- the LOC121594575 gene encoding chymotrypsin-2-like — encoded protein: MRSFGVFVLCSVLCLIYAHPTPDDVKGNDRVVGGTDAPPGAAPYQVSLQGLFGHSCGGAIIDRDWILTAAHCVQTSVKFTKVLVGTNLLNTGGQRYAVEKFYVHSRYNNPVFHNDIALVRLKSMIQYDDLVQPIAYSEREIPENATLTLTGWGRLSGTGAMPNKLQTIDLTYVPYEECKRLHGNSENVDIGHVCTLTKKGEGACNGDSGGPLVYEGKLVGVVNFGVPCALGYPDAYARVSYYHDWIRTTIANNP
- the LOC121594576 gene encoding chymotrypsin-2-like, with the protein product MRSLGVIVLCSVLWLTAAHPKQDDSGRIVGGTEAAPGSAPYQVSLQGLFSHMCGGTIIDRQWVLTAAHCAILPPKLVQVLAGTNDLRSGGKRYGVERFFVHSRFNKPPFHNDIALVKLKTPLEFGEFVQAVEYSERQLPVNATVRATGWGKVSTSGSVPRMLQTINLRYVPYEECKRLLEDNPAVDLGHICTLTKEGEGVCNGDSGGPLVYEGKVVGVANFAVPCAQGFPDGFASVSYYHDWIRTTLANNS